Proteins from a genomic interval of Rhodococcoides fascians A25f:
- a CDS encoding glycosyltransferase, translating into MPADRIAVVHERFTEIAGSEHVIEQLALHWPAAEVFAPISRPSGVPSGISREPHTSGLDRVYSALGQRSYAPVLPLMPLAFRRMPLRGFDAVVVSHHAFATQAVFATDSPVVAYVHSPARWAWDPELRAGEGGGRAGAAILTALSAVARRCEIAAAPKLTTVVANSTAVARRIEDWWGRDDAVVVHPPVDTQGFTPDPSIERENFFLLAGRLVPYKRPDIAVRAAAEADVPLVVAGDGRAMDACRELAGPKTTFLGRVSHEKLLELHRTTRALLMPGVEDFGIVPVESMATGTPVIALGDGGAMDSVIPGKTGLHVQPGTDEAVVAGFAEAMRSFTPDDFDRSEIRAWAEGFSRANFRSRMQEVVDAVR; encoded by the coding sequence ATGCCAGCTGACAGAATTGCCGTCGTTCACGAACGATTCACCGAAATCGCCGGATCCGAGCACGTCATCGAACAACTTGCCCTGCACTGGCCCGCGGCCGAGGTGTTCGCACCCATCTCCCGGCCGTCCGGGGTTCCGTCGGGAATCAGCCGCGAGCCGCACACGTCCGGCCTCGATCGCGTGTACAGCGCTTTGGGCCAACGGTCGTACGCACCTGTTCTTCCGTTGATGCCGTTGGCCTTTCGCCGCATGCCGCTCCGCGGTTTCGATGCAGTGGTGGTGAGCCATCACGCCTTCGCAACTCAGGCCGTGTTCGCCACCGACTCCCCGGTGGTCGCCTACGTACACAGCCCCGCACGGTGGGCCTGGGACCCCGAACTGCGCGCAGGCGAAGGCGGCGGCAGAGCCGGAGCTGCGATCTTGACGGCGCTGTCGGCCGTGGCCCGTCGATGCGAGATCGCTGCCGCACCGAAACTGACGACCGTGGTAGCCAACTCGACTGCGGTCGCTCGTCGGATCGAAGACTGGTGGGGCCGCGACGACGCCGTGGTGGTCCATCCGCCGGTGGACACCCAGGGCTTCACTCCTGACCCGTCGATCGAGCGTGAGAACTTCTTTCTGCTCGCCGGCCGACTGGTCCCCTACAAGCGTCCCGACATCGCGGTGCGTGCTGCCGCCGAGGCCGACGTTCCCCTGGTGGTGGCGGGAGACGGCCGTGCGATGGACGCCTGCCGGGAGCTGGCCGGACCGAAAACGACCTTCCTGGGACGGGTTTCTCACGAGAAGCTTCTCGAACTTCACCGAACGACGCGTGCCCTTCTGATGCCCGGAGTAGAAGACTTCGGCATCGTCCCCGTCGAGTCCATGGCAACCGGAACCCCGGTCATCGCGTTGGGTGACGGCGGTGCCATGGACTCCGTGATTCCAGGCAAGACCGGCCTGCATGTGCAGCCGGGCACCGACGAGGCAGTCGTCGCCGGGTTCGCCGAGGCCATGCGGTCGTTCACTCCCGATGACTTCGACCGCAGTGAGATTCGCGCATGGGCCGAGGGCTTCTCGCGGGCCAACTTCCGGAGTCGTATGCAGGAGGTCGTCGATGCCGTCCGCTGA
- a CDS encoding alpha/beta hydrolase has protein sequence MTSQPGGSFPDRVEVSFDSQGDSCAAWLYLPNDPHPAPVIVMAHGLGGTREMRLDAYAERFRAAGYACLVFDYRYFGASGGEPRQLLDIESQLQDWASAIAHARSRTDVDNGRIVLWGSSFGGGHVIVAAARDQQVVAVVAQCPFTDGIASGLASNTWTSVKLSGRALADLAGSVIGRPPLMVATAGRPGTTALMTSPDSYDGYLALAPDTDESFHNRVAARVALQIVRHRPGRRAEDVRCPILFVVCETDSVAPAKATLRYARKAPLGEIRTYDAGHFKIYLGEAFERVVADQLEFLTRTAPLHRQ, from the coding sequence ATGACGTCGCAGCCGGGGGGCTCGTTTCCTGATCGTGTAGAGGTCTCGTTCGATTCGCAGGGGGATTCCTGCGCGGCGTGGCTCTATCTTCCGAACGACCCGCACCCAGCTCCGGTGATCGTCATGGCGCACGGTCTCGGCGGTACCCGGGAGATGCGACTCGACGCCTATGCCGAGCGCTTCCGTGCCGCCGGGTACGCCTGCCTGGTGTTCGACTATCGCTACTTCGGGGCCAGCGGCGGCGAGCCGCGCCAGTTGCTCGATATCGAGTCCCAGTTGCAGGACTGGGCTTCGGCCATCGCCCATGCGCGTTCGCGTACCGATGTGGACAACGGTCGAATCGTGTTGTGGGGCTCGTCGTTCGGCGGGGGCCACGTCATCGTCGCTGCCGCCCGAGACCAACAGGTCGTGGCCGTCGTGGCGCAGTGCCCGTTCACCGACGGCATTGCGTCGGGGCTGGCGTCGAACACGTGGACCTCGGTGAAGCTGTCGGGCCGGGCCTTGGCAGACCTCGCGGGATCGGTGATCGGGCGCCCGCCGCTGATGGTGGCGACGGCTGGGCGACCCGGGACGACCGCGCTGATGACCTCACCCGACAGTTACGACGGCTATCTGGCCCTCGCTCCTGACACCGACGAATCGTTCCACAATCGGGTAGCAGCCAGAGTCGCGCTGCAGATCGTGCGGCACCGGCCCGGACGTCGAGCCGAGGATGTTCGATGCCCCATTCTGTTCGTCGTCTGTGAGACGGACTCGGTCGCGCCCGCAAAAGCAACCCTGCGGTACGCACGGAAGGCTCCGCTCGGCGAGATCAGGACCTACGACGCCGGTCACTTCAAGATCTATCTGGGAGAGGCGTTCGAGAGGGTGGTGGCAGATCAGCTCGAGTTCCTGACGCGCACCGCGCCACTGCACCGTCAGTAG
- a CDS encoding sugar transferase yields the protein MPETLESPHTRPRSVEPDTAAVRRTLVDRLRVDPLNTAITVAVDVLAGTVALIGALLWHSGSLTDTGWLPWLFLPLLIGIMAGKSMYRRSLRRNFLDEIGPAETAVAFASLALTVLMFLADTDYRPSAVVLRLWLLSALTIAIARLVRVVVQRLLRTKFGSAAPAIVLGNDPIAHQLVSRTRQFPEYGLAPVGYVGDAPIADVSSQSELPDLPHLGLPGDFEAVARRTGAEELIVAFAPTEDRVLVGAIRTAHRLGMRVWVVPRLYDAVGVNSRVEHIGGLPLMVLPHVNPKGWQFALKGVLDRVLTAFGLLLLSPVFLTLMLLVRLSSPGPIFFAQERIGRDGLPFDCLKFRSMRPPRASDAAFERKAGDAPGGVEGVDRRTRIGKIMRQTSLDELPQLINVIRGDMSLVGPRPERPEYVDLFEMQIRRYGERHRVKAGVTGWAQVHGLRGQTSIADRAEWDNYYIENWSVWLDIKILFLTVLAVLKRAED from the coding sequence GTGCCCGAAACACTCGAATCACCGCACACTCGCCCGCGGTCTGTCGAGCCCGACACCGCTGCGGTCCGCCGCACACTCGTGGACCGACTACGGGTCGATCCGCTCAACACCGCGATCACCGTCGCGGTGGATGTGCTCGCCGGCACCGTCGCTTTGATCGGAGCGCTACTGTGGCATTCGGGCAGCCTCACCGACACCGGCTGGCTCCCATGGCTGTTCCTGCCACTACTCATCGGAATCATGGCCGGCAAGTCGATGTACCGGCGCAGCCTGCGCCGCAACTTCCTGGACGAGATCGGGCCGGCCGAAACGGCTGTTGCGTTCGCATCGCTCGCTTTGACGGTCCTGATGTTCCTGGCCGACACCGACTACCGGCCCAGCGCGGTCGTGTTGCGACTGTGGCTGCTGAGCGCGCTCACGATTGCGATCGCCCGCCTGGTCCGCGTCGTCGTTCAACGCTTGCTTCGCACCAAGTTCGGATCCGCAGCGCCGGCCATCGTGCTCGGCAACGACCCGATCGCACATCAACTCGTCTCTCGCACAAGACAATTTCCCGAGTACGGTCTTGCTCCGGTCGGTTACGTCGGCGATGCCCCGATCGCCGACGTCTCGTCGCAGAGCGAGCTACCCGATCTGCCACACCTCGGGCTGCCGGGCGATTTCGAGGCAGTTGCGCGTAGGACGGGTGCGGAAGAACTGATCGTTGCATTCGCTCCGACAGAAGACCGAGTCCTGGTCGGAGCGATCAGAACTGCGCATCGGCTCGGTATGCGGGTGTGGGTGGTGCCCAGGTTGTACGACGCCGTCGGTGTCAACTCTCGAGTCGAGCACATCGGCGGCCTGCCGTTGATGGTGCTGCCGCACGTGAACCCCAAGGGGTGGCAGTTCGCCCTCAAAGGTGTTCTCGATCGAGTCCTGACGGCATTCGGTCTCCTGCTGCTCTCCCCCGTCTTCCTGACGCTGATGCTGCTCGTACGCCTGAGCTCCCCCGGCCCGATCTTCTTCGCGCAGGAGCGGATCGGGCGGGACGGATTGCCCTTCGATTGCCTGAAGTTTCGCTCCATGCGGCCCCCGCGCGCATCGGACGCCGCGTTCGAGCGAAAGGCCGGGGACGCGCCCGGTGGCGTCGAGGGAGTCGATCGGCGCACCCGTATCGGAAAGATCATGCGACAGACCTCGTTGGACGAACTTCCCCAGCTGATCAATGTCATTCGCGGTGACATGAGTCTGGTCGGCCCTCGGCCGGAGCGACCCGAGTACGTGGACCTGTTCGAGATGCAGATCCGTCGATACGGCGAACGCCACCGAGTCAAGGCCGGTGTGACGGGATGGGCTCAGGTTCACGGCCTTCGCGGCCAGACCTCCATTGCGGACCGCGCGGAGTGGGACAACTACTACATCGAGAACTGGTCCGTCTGGCTCGATATCAAGATCCTGTTCCTCACAGTGCTGGCCGTTCTGAAACGCGCCGAGGACTGA
- a CDS encoding endo-1,4-beta-xylanase: protein MRRNSTRRASAALLVVLLGFAAGSVPAAASALRSQQAASPLCARQSDAVRIGVSPGASIGTLSPADLDRELTLARDAGAFAVRVDIDWSAIESTRGRFDWSRTDRVIDAIVAHGMCPHGIIAYTPRWARVAAAINDSHSRPANAATFAAFAKTVAQRYSSRIGIWEVWNEPNIVTFFKPAPDVTAYSALLRASYTAIKQVQPASTVLAGGMAPSEDTNGNISGTSFLSQMYAQGSNKYFDAFNVHPYTWPYLPNDPSTASWNTAMKMWSMRDTMIAGGDSAKQIWITEFGAPTGTSPNSVSEQVQSDSIGIVLDAVLGNDWLGPAYVYSLRDAGSNTADTEQNFGLVRRDWTPKIAYGRVDAYAAEHSGR from the coding sequence ATGAGAAGGAATTCGACGCGACGAGCGAGTGCAGCACTGTTGGTCGTGCTGTTGGGGTTCGCTGCTGGGTCGGTACCCGCTGCGGCATCTGCTCTGCGGTCCCAGCAGGCCGCAAGTCCATTGTGTGCTCGGCAGTCCGATGCAGTTCGGATCGGGGTATCGCCGGGCGCGTCGATCGGCACGCTGTCTCCGGCGGATCTGGATCGGGAACTCACGCTTGCTCGAGACGCTGGGGCCTTCGCAGTTCGTGTCGACATCGATTGGTCTGCAATCGAATCGACTCGGGGCCGCTTCGATTGGAGTCGCACGGACCGAGTTATCGACGCCATTGTGGCCCACGGGATGTGCCCGCACGGCATAATCGCCTACACCCCGAGATGGGCACGAGTGGCGGCTGCCATCAACGATTCGCACTCCCGACCTGCCAATGCCGCCACCTTTGCTGCGTTCGCCAAGACCGTGGCGCAACGGTACTCGAGCCGAATCGGCATCTGGGAGGTGTGGAACGAGCCGAACATCGTGACGTTCTTCAAGCCGGCCCCCGATGTGACGGCATACTCGGCGCTACTGCGCGCCAGCTATACCGCAATCAAGCAAGTGCAACCCGCATCCACGGTGCTGGCGGGTGGGATGGCACCCTCCGAGGACACCAACGGAAACATCTCCGGTACGTCGTTCCTGTCGCAGATGTACGCGCAGGGGTCGAACAAGTACTTCGACGCCTTCAACGTCCACCCGTACACATGGCCCTATCTGCCCAACGACCCCAGCACCGCGTCGTGGAACACTGCGATGAAGATGTGGTCCATGCGAGACACCATGATTGCCGGTGGTGACAGTGCCAAGCAGATCTGGATCACCGAATTCGGAGCCCCTACGGGAACGTCTCCCAACAGCGTCAGTGAGCAGGTGCAATCGGACAGCATAGGGATTGTCCTCGACGCTGTCCTCGGTAACGATTGGCTCGGGCCCGCTTACGTCTACAGCCTCCGCGACGCCGGTTCCAACACCGCCGACACCGAACAGAACTTCGGATTGGTGCGCAGAGACTGGACGCCCAAGATCGCATACGGGCGCGTCGACGCATATGCCGCGGAGCACTCCGGTCGATGA
- a CDS encoding GAF domain-containing protein, translating to MTTGFPGFDARLNELLARQAEKSGLSTDEFIRRAVVDRLVRELSDDQDSDVGALLRALQAASEKGVEPVEVTRAFGTPIDDPERLAAVTRTGLMDTGSDAGYDRIVAMVADALNAPSAAFSLLDDRRQYFKSALGLPSELGGAQEVPLEASICRYAIDLGQPLVVEDARLNDALKDHPSVQSNLFVSYLGVPLVDDGGHSVGTLCVWDRQPRQWTTGHVQILQDLAWIIRERVFE from the coding sequence ATGACTACAGGCTTTCCCGGTTTCGACGCGCGTCTGAACGAGCTACTCGCCCGGCAAGCGGAGAAATCCGGGCTTTCCACCGACGAATTCATTCGGCGCGCAGTGGTGGACCGACTCGTTCGCGAACTGTCCGACGATCAGGACTCCGACGTGGGTGCGTTGCTGCGGGCTTTGCAGGCCGCATCGGAGAAGGGCGTCGAACCGGTCGAGGTGACGCGGGCATTCGGTACCCCGATCGACGACCCCGAGAGATTGGCAGCAGTGACTCGGACAGGGTTGATGGACACCGGATCCGACGCCGGCTACGACCGGATCGTTGCGATGGTCGCCGATGCATTGAACGCCCCGTCGGCCGCGTTCTCGCTTCTCGACGACAGACGTCAGTACTTCAAGAGCGCACTCGGACTTCCGTCGGAACTCGGTGGCGCGCAGGAGGTTCCTCTCGAAGCGTCCATCTGCCGTTATGCGATCGATCTAGGCCAGCCGCTGGTGGTAGAGGACGCGAGACTCAACGACGCCCTCAAGGATCATCCGTCGGTCCAGAGCAATCTGTTTGTTTCCTATCTCGGAGTTCCGCTCGTCGACGACGGCGGCCATTCTGTGGGAACCCTCTGCGTGTGGGATCGACAGCCGCGGCAGTGGACCACCGGCCACGTTCAGATACTGCAGGACTTGGCCTGGATCATTCGCGAGCGAGTTTTCGAATAA
- a CDS encoding flippase, translated as MAEDLALDGTEQPPDYRAVAADPKAAAKATIAVLISRVIIAALGWAGSVVIARSLGPDDWGQFSFVFALLGLMSVVTDLGVGRVVLAKLMDDDPEEIGRTASSFLALRTVLGLAGYVLAVAYVLLLQYPAEVVLATALGGLVVVFATPGHALSVLFQSRHRLVLVAVAESAGQAIQLALTVLAAVLAPTLLIFVLPAVVNEVFKLVTKGFGIGNRSMGLRPSRHIEVRRWGPYLREAVPLAIGFALTIAMLKIDMLMLSLLDTFEAVGLYSIGYKFSDMIDTFVLAAVAPISTLLVASWPHDTTAFRARSRSAALLFALFGAMAVAAFVPSAEPLIGLLYGDRFVDGAHAARLLVIGAALMSLVMLGIFLLASAGMQRHYPVVALVGLALNIGLNLVLIPRMSYDGAAVSTVATIGTTLVLLWIVIARSMPVPRLFPLQSISIVVVITVATTVGGWFLVQHYPGLWLLVSVAAALLVAISLYAFVAIGLVESPLPGSAEKGRHRARSQ; from the coding sequence ATGGCCGAGGACCTCGCGCTCGACGGCACCGAGCAGCCCCCCGACTACCGCGCAGTCGCCGCGGATCCGAAAGCTGCGGCCAAGGCCACGATTGCCGTCCTGATCAGCCGAGTGATCATCGCAGCCCTGGGATGGGCAGGCAGTGTCGTCATCGCGCGATCCCTCGGACCGGACGACTGGGGTCAGTTCAGCTTCGTCTTCGCACTGCTCGGCTTGATGTCCGTCGTCACCGATCTGGGAGTCGGACGCGTCGTGCTGGCGAAACTGATGGACGACGATCCCGAAGAGATCGGTCGAACGGCGTCGTCGTTCCTGGCTCTGCGTACCGTCCTCGGGTTGGCGGGGTACGTGCTGGCCGTCGCGTACGTTCTCCTACTGCAGTATCCGGCGGAGGTGGTGCTCGCGACAGCGCTCGGCGGATTGGTCGTCGTGTTCGCCACACCGGGCCACGCCTTGAGCGTCCTCTTCCAGAGCCGTCACCGCCTGGTTCTGGTGGCCGTGGCCGAAAGTGCCGGCCAGGCAATCCAATTGGCCTTGACCGTGCTGGCGGCAGTGCTGGCCCCCACCCTGCTCATCTTCGTTCTTCCAGCAGTGGTCAACGAAGTGTTCAAGCTGGTCACGAAGGGTTTCGGTATAGGCAACCGCTCCATGGGGCTACGACCGTCGAGACACATCGAAGTGCGCCGCTGGGGGCCGTATCTGAGAGAGGCCGTGCCGCTGGCGATCGGCTTCGCCCTCACCATCGCCATGCTCAAGATCGACATGCTGATGCTCAGCCTCCTCGACACCTTCGAGGCCGTGGGACTGTATTCCATCGGCTACAAATTCTCCGACATGATCGACACCTTCGTGTTGGCGGCGGTGGCACCGATCAGCACTTTGCTCGTCGCGTCGTGGCCCCACGACACCACAGCATTCCGAGCTCGCTCACGTTCGGCCGCACTGCTGTTCGCGCTGTTCGGCGCGATGGCTGTCGCGGCGTTCGTACCGTCGGCCGAGCCGTTGATCGGTCTGCTGTACGGCGACAGATTCGTCGACGGTGCTCACGCTGCCCGTCTGCTCGTGATCGGCGCAGCGCTGATGTCGTTGGTGATGCTGGGCATATTTCTGCTCGCATCGGCCGGAATGCAACGTCACTACCCCGTGGTTGCGTTGGTCGGTCTGGCCCTGAACATCGGGTTGAACCTCGTATTGATCCCGCGGATGTCGTACGACGGAGCTGCTGTGTCCACGGTCGCGACGATCGGAACCACCCTCGTCCTGCTGTGGATCGTGATTGCTCGAAGCATGCCCGTCCCCAGACTGTTTCCGTTGCAGTCCATTTCGATCGTCGTCGTGATCACCGTCGCCACGACGGTCGGGGGCTGGTTCCTGGTACAGCACTACCCCGGTCTGTGGCTGCTCGTTTCCGTTGCGGCAGCCCTACTGGTCGCGATCTCGCTGTACGCGTTCGTCGCCATAGGACTCGTCGAGTCACCGTTGCCGGGATCAGCCGAGAAAGGACGACACCGTGCACGCTCCCAGTGA
- a CDS encoding glycosyltransferase family 4 protein, translating into MRSSATRIVFGALALRPGGSGVQTYIRELLNELPHCLPNADLAASVQRDAVSELPPSVRPIERPVSSGAARAVLGALPLGACDVVHGLDVDLPLLTKAFTVATVHDLSVIDMPSASSRFRAAGEQRLVRHALRRADLLIAVSRFTADRIEAVSGRDATVVGLAPAAWAAVPTDAEVDAVRKKFALPHRFVLQVGTVEPRKNVRLVADAAEEIGLPCVLAGAGSTGPSAPHNSHGLGYVDVTDLPALYAAATVTAYASRYEGYGLPPVEAMACGGAVVASAVGALPDVVGDGAVLVKSENVDDWVRAMRPIAFDTDARAALVGAAAEASRRISWRRTAELTADAYRAAGAV; encoded by the coding sequence ATGCGCAGCAGCGCAACACGAATCGTCTTCGGGGCGCTCGCCCTCCGACCGGGCGGAAGCGGCGTACAGACCTACATACGCGAACTACTGAACGAGCTACCGCACTGCCTGCCGAACGCCGATCTCGCCGCATCGGTGCAGCGCGACGCGGTGAGCGAGCTCCCACCCTCGGTTCGGCCGATCGAGCGGCCCGTCTCGAGCGGTGCGGCTCGGGCGGTACTCGGAGCACTCCCTCTCGGAGCGTGCGATGTGGTTCACGGGCTGGACGTCGATCTCCCACTGCTCACGAAAGCCTTCACCGTCGCAACGGTGCACGATCTTTCCGTCATCGACATGCCGTCGGCATCGAGCCGTTTTCGGGCGGCGGGTGAACAGCGGCTGGTTCGCCATGCGCTGCGTCGTGCAGATCTGTTGATAGCGGTATCGCGATTCACCGCCGATCGGATCGAAGCAGTCAGCGGCCGCGATGCCACTGTCGTCGGACTTGCACCGGCCGCGTGGGCGGCCGTTCCCACCGACGCCGAGGTGGACGCCGTCCGCAAGAAGTTCGCTCTGCCGCATCGATTCGTCCTGCAGGTCGGAACAGTGGAGCCACGCAAGAACGTTCGACTCGTGGCCGATGCGGCGGAGGAGATCGGACTACCGTGCGTGTTGGCCGGTGCCGGTTCCACCGGTCCGAGCGCCCCGCACAATTCGCATGGTCTCGGCTATGTCGACGTCACCGACCTCCCGGCGCTCTACGCTGCTGCGACCGTGACCGCCTACGCCTCTCGGTACGAGGGTTACGGACTCCCGCCGGTCGAGGCGATGGCGTGCGGCGGTGCCGTGGTCGCCAGCGCAGTCGGAGCCCTACCCGATGTCGTGGGTGACGGTGCCGTTCTGGTGAAGTCGGAAAACGTGGACGACTGGGTACGGGCAATGCGGCCCATCGCATTCGACACGGACGCCCGCGCAGCCCTCGTCGGTGCTGCGGCCGAAGCTTCACGCCGGATCAGCTGGCGTCGAACGGCGGAACTCACTGCCGACGCGTATCGAGCCGCAGGCGCGGTCTGA
- a CDS encoding O-antigen ligase family protein, which produces MITYVAMGFGAVVVVALGCAVAVTIYRRPQRGILLLAAFVPLHGLLVLVPLPGVVSGWKEGLVAFTVLCAWLRRPRHVRGSTPRVFMPWWPAAALFVVLGSISAFATFGIVGIFGIKVTFFYVLLVVVMWFAPFDAKDRDHLVSILMGMGVFTSAVGIAQLVAGPAALVSLGYEYGTQVRTSGGLLRTFSTFNLPFPFGLYVMLALLVGGAVALADPHRRRNMLFLWATPMMVVAMSSSIVRGAILGLAVGAIYLIAVRFRYLAAPLALAALAVAVTVPFVPKITSVFFSSSSLGQRGDGWANIIASILVHPFGTGLGSSGSAADRISTAEGTAFTQSGLSTNYQPDNYYVKALLELGPIGMWVVVALLVTSLLWCTRLSRTLPGGDGALALGVGASIVAAMFASLVSTYFEIFPIDVYFWLLLGVVGCAAAQHESSSGRSPSDRAEAAYRPTYANY; this is translated from the coding sequence GTGATCACGTACGTCGCCATGGGTTTCGGCGCGGTGGTGGTCGTTGCGCTCGGTTGTGCAGTGGCTGTGACGATCTACCGGCGACCCCAGCGCGGAATACTGTTGCTCGCCGCATTCGTTCCACTGCACGGCCTTCTGGTTCTCGTTCCCCTGCCCGGCGTGGTGTCCGGTTGGAAGGAAGGTCTTGTCGCCTTCACGGTTCTGTGTGCGTGGTTGCGCCGACCGCGACACGTCCGTGGCTCGACCCCTCGAGTGTTCATGCCGTGGTGGCCGGCGGCGGCCCTGTTCGTCGTACTCGGCAGCATCTCCGCGTTCGCCACATTCGGCATCGTCGGCATATTCGGTATCAAGGTGACGTTCTTCTACGTTCTGCTGGTTGTCGTGATGTGGTTCGCACCGTTCGACGCGAAGGATCGCGATCACCTCGTCTCCATCCTGATGGGTATGGGTGTGTTCACCTCGGCGGTGGGCATCGCACAACTTGTGGCCGGACCGGCTGCGCTGGTGTCGCTCGGGTACGAGTACGGCACGCAAGTGCGGACCTCGGGCGGCCTGCTCCGAACGTTCAGCACGTTCAACCTGCCGTTCCCGTTCGGGCTGTACGTGATGCTGGCCTTGCTCGTGGGCGGAGCCGTTGCGTTGGCCGATCCGCACCGACGCCGAAACATGCTGTTTCTCTGGGCGACTCCGATGATGGTGGTCGCCATGTCCAGTTCGATCGTGCGAGGAGCAATTCTCGGGCTCGCGGTCGGGGCCATCTACTTGATCGCTGTGCGTTTCCGCTACCTCGCTGCGCCTCTTGCCCTGGCGGCACTGGCCGTGGCGGTCACGGTTCCCTTCGTACCCAAGATAACGTCGGTCTTCTTCTCGTCGAGCAGCCTCGGCCAGCGTGGAGACGGCTGGGCCAACATCATCGCGAGCATTCTCGTTCATCCGTTCGGAACAGGACTGGGATCGAGTGGTTCTGCGGCAGACCGTATTTCCACTGCCGAGGGCACGGCGTTCACGCAATCCGGTCTGTCGACCAACTATCAGCCGGACAACTACTACGTGAAGGCGCTGCTCGAGCTAGGCCCCATCGGTATGTGGGTCGTGGTCGCCTTGCTCGTCACGTCGCTGCTGTGGTGCACGCGCCTGTCGCGGACACTGCCCGGCGGGGACGGCGCACTGGCGCTGGGAGTCGGTGCCTCGATCGTCGCAGCCATGTTCGCCAGTCTCGTCTCGACGTACTTCGAGATCTTTCCGATCGATGTCTATTTCTGGCTCTTGTTAGGAGTGGTGGGATGCGCAGCAGCGCAACACGAATCGTCTTCGGGGCGCTCGCCCTCCGACCGGGCGGAAGCGGCGTACAGACCTACATACGCGAACTACTGA